A genomic segment from Nicotiana tabacum cultivar K326 chromosome 9, ASM71507v2, whole genome shotgun sequence encodes:
- the LOC107826102 gene encoding large ribosomal subunit protein uL30y-like has translation MGEGGVPVPESVLKKQKRSEEWALVKKQELEAAKKKNTENRKLIYNRAKQYAKEYEAQERELIQLKREARLKGGFYVDPEAKLLFIIRIRGINAMAPQTKKILQLLRLRQIFNGVFLKVNKATVNMLHRVEPYVTYGYPNLKSIRELIYKRGYGKVDKQRIALTDNSVIEQVLGKHGIICIEDVVHEIITVGPHFKEANNFLWPFQLKAPLGGLKKKRNHYVEGGDAGNRENYINELIRRMN, from the exons ATGGGTGAGGGAGGTGTACCAGTCCCTGAGTCTGTACTGAAGAAGCAGAAAAGAAGTGAGGAGTGGGCCCTTGTAAAGAAGCAAGAGCTTGAAGCAGCCAAGAAAAAGAATACCGAGAACCGCAAACTGATCTACAACAGGGCTAAACAGTACGCTAAGGAGTATGAGGCGCAG GAGAGGGAGTTGATCCAATTGAAGCGCGAGGCACGATTGAAGGGAGGATTCTATGTTGACCCAGAGGCAAAGTTGCTCTTCATCATTAGAATCCGTGG GATTAATGCGATGGCTCCTCAGACAAAAAAGATTCTGCAGCTTCTTAGATTGCGACAG ATCTTCAACGGTGTCTTCCTGAAAGTTAACAAGGCAACTGTGAACATGCTGCACAGGGTTGAGCCCTACGTTACTTACGG TTATCCCAACCTGAAGAGCATTAGAGAATTGATCTACAAACGAGGTTATGGCAAGGTAGACAAGCAGAGAATTGCTTTGACAGACAATTCCGTGATTGAGCAG GTGTTGGGCAAACATGGAATTATTTGCATCGAAGATGTTGTCCACGAGATCATAACTGTTGGACCACATTTCAAGGAGGCTAACAACTTCCTATGGCCGTTCCAGCTTAAGGCACCTCTTGGTGGACTCAAGAAGAAGAGAAACCACTATGTTGAAGGTGGCGACGCCGGAAACCGCGAGAATTACATCAATGAACTCATCAGGAGGATGAACTAA
- the LOC107826104 gene encoding uncharacterized protein LOC107826104: MLETKTRQQLQNPSTSSSSSTAAAAAAACLLAFKPRQVLLAQSSKSNLVIMAKKQQPQENKSLLHQSILHYLNLNGFSKTLKYFLKETQTESDSWKSCSHSLGDIFCKYLNNCTNNDTVSKGHSEPGPDGTNGNNIATNAADSLETISKKKKKKRSEDKNGDVPDASLPESVDKSAKNTTTAQEVLADDKVDVPLKKKEKKKKKTKEQSDGVVPIGNDNDDVTERTKKDKKKKSKEENGATDSKDSKKRKRSVSDENANEGVGTEESKRRKTDGLEDSKAEQNGEVSVGNHQDELNNSAKQKSSRKELNGSTEPKTVNAFQRVKIEQVQFKDDRLKDNSYWAKDGAEIGYGAKAQEVLGQVRGRDFRHEKTKKKRGSYRGGQIDLQSHSVKFNYSDEE; the protein is encoded by the exons ATGCTAGAAACCAAAACCAGACAACAGCTGCAAAACCCTAGtacctcctcatcatcatcaacagcagcagcagcagcagctgcTTGTTTATTAGCTTTCAAGCCTAGGCAGGTGCTTCTAGCACAGTCCTCAAAGTCTAATCTTGTTATTATGGCTAAGAAGCAGCAGCCTCAAGAAAACAAATCTCTTTTACACCAATCTATTCTCCATTATCTTAACCTCAATGGCTTCTCCAAAACCCTCAAATACTTCCTCAAAGAAACTCAAACTGAG AGTGACAGTTGGAAGTCTTGCTCCCACAGTTTGGGGGATATATTTTGCAAGTATCTAAACAACTG TACGAATAATGATACAGTCTCTAAGGGCCACAGTGAGCCAG GGCCAGATGGCACAAATGGGAACAACATTGCTACCAATGCTGCTGACTCTCtggaaacaattagtaagaaaaagaagaaaaagagaagcgAAGACAAAAATGGCGATGTTCCAGATGCTTCTCTTCCTGAAAGTGTTGATAAATCGGCGAAAAATACTACAACAGCTCAAGAGGTTTTAGCAGATGATAAG GTGGACGTGCccttgaagaagaaggagaagaaaaagaagaaaactaagGAGCAATCAGACGGTGTAGTACCTATAGGCAATGATAATGATGATGTTACCGAGAGAactaaaaaagataaaaagaagaagTCCAAGGAAGAGAATGGTGCTACTGATTCTAAGGATTCCAAGaagaggaaaagatcagtttctGATGAAAATGCAAACGAGGGAGTTGGAACTGAAGAATCAAAACGCAGAAAGACCGATGGCTTGGAAGATTCAAAGGCAGAACAGAATGGTGAAGTCAGTGTTGGTAATCATCAGGATGAGTTGAACAATTCTGCTAAGCAGAAATCATCGAGGAAAGAACTTAATGGATCAACAGAG CCAAAAACTGTAAATGCATTTCAAAGAGTGAAAATCGAGCAAGTGCAGTTTAAAGATGATAGACTAAAAGATAACTCTTATTGGGCAAAG GATGGTGCAGAAATTGGCTATGGTGCAAAGGCACAGGAAGTCTTGGGTCAGGTTAGAGGAAG GGATTTCCGACAtgagaagacgaagaagaagcgaGGTAGTTACAGAGGAGGGCAAATCGACTTGCAATCACACTCGGTCAAGTTCAACTATTCTGATGAGGAGTAG